Proteins found in one Aneurinibacillus uraniidurans genomic segment:
- a CDS encoding YfiT family bacillithiol transferase — protein sequence MNVKFPIGQFQCEEEISFAQVNKWIEEIRVLPAELHNTVEGLDDVQLDTPYRDGGWTIRQVVHHVADSHMNAYIRFKLALTENRPTIKPYDEGLWAELSDSKLPVAISLKLIEALHTKWAALLSNLTESDLKKEFIHPDSGVITVERNIGIYAWHGKHHLAHIQRLLERKGWE from the coding sequence ATGAATGTAAAGTTTCCGATAGGACAATTTCAGTGTGAGGAAGAAATTAGCTTTGCACAAGTTAATAAGTGGATTGAAGAAATTCGTGTTTTACCAGCAGAGCTTCATAACACAGTAGAAGGTTTAGATGATGTACAATTAGATACGCCTTATAGAGATGGTGGGTGGACGATTCGGCAAGTCGTTCATCACGTTGCAGACAGTCATATGAATGCTTATATCCGATTTAAGCTAGCTTTGACAGAAAATCGACCAACAATCAAACCATACGATGAAGGGCTATGGGCAGAACTGTCCGATTCAAAATTGCCAGTAGCAATATCCCTGAAACTAATTGAAGCTTTACATACTAAATGGGCAGCACTTTTATCAAATTTAACAGAATCGGATTTGAAAAAAGAATTTATACATCCAGATTCAGGTGTTATAACAGTTGAGAGAAATATCGGTATTTATGCTTGGCATGGCAAACACCATTTAGCGCATATTCAACGTTTACTTGAACGCAAAGGGTGGGAATGA
- a CDS encoding class I SAM-dependent methyltransferase: MNNGFTKNTISEGSTILDVGCGTGRHSIELAKRGYKVTGVDISSEH, from the coding sequence ATGAATAATGGTTTTACCAAGAACACCATTTCGGAAGGAAGTACCATCCTTGATGTAGGGTGTGGCACAGGAAGACATTCCATCGAACTAGCAAAGCGTGGATACAAGGTCACAGGAGTCGATATATCATCAGAACATTAA
- a CDS encoding TetR/AcrR family transcriptional regulator, giving the protein MVRTRDEGFNEIIQTAECLFLEKGFEKTTVQDIVQRMGIAKGTFYHYFKSKDELVDHLLERYSDRLIHVMEMTARNSQIDAIHKFEQMAKSFIYFEGWNSDLMSYIHQNESLVLNHLFEIRCNNEIKPLVQSVIEEGVEAGLFNVEFPKQTAFMIVAVFDCIFDDDCIRSGIIEPEVLAAMEDFSNRLLGAKQKFKFSKDE; this is encoded by the coding sequence ATGGTCAGGACACGTGACGAAGGGTTTAACGAAATTATACAAACGGCCGAATGTCTGTTTTTGGAAAAAGGCTTCGAAAAAACAACGGTTCAGGATATTGTGCAACGAATGGGCATTGCAAAAGGAACGTTTTATCATTATTTCAAATCGAAAGATGAGTTAGTTGATCACCTGCTTGAGCGTTACTCTGATCGCCTTATTCATGTAATGGAAATGACTGCGCGTAACAGTCAAATAGATGCGATTCATAAATTTGAACAGATGGCCAAATCTTTTATTTATTTTGAAGGTTGGAATAGCGACCTCATGAGTTACATCCATCAAAATGAAAGTTTAGTGCTGAATCATTTGTTTGAAATTCGATGTAATAACGAAATTAAGCCACTTGTACAATCTGTTATCGAAGAAGGTGTTGAGGCTGGTTTGTTCAATGTGGAATTTCCAAAGCAAACTGCTTTTATGATCGTAGCGGTATTTGACTGCATTTTTGACGACGACTGTATACGATCGGGTATTATTGAACCAGAGGTTCTTGCTGCGATGGAAGATTTTTCAAATCGATTGCTAGGGGCGAAACAAAAATTTAAATTTTCTAAGGATGAATGA
- a CDS encoding MFS transporter yields MNNLSRGRTILTFIGIILGYFIALLDTTIVNIALPKTAEYFNRDVRDISWIINGYNIAFAVLMLTASRIADQFGRKKLFLIGLILFTLTSFLCGIASTLDLLILFRVLQGLSAAIIVPVTIPLAIQLFPKEKHGAVLGIWGAIAGVASASGPALGGILTEYFNWQSVYFVNLPIAIISFIVSYILIKESYDKTASKNIDIAGMLTISAAIFCFTLGLIETSDYGWSSFYVLSLFAGSLLSLTLFIVVERRSKDPMLPLSLMRISTFNASSISLLFTSIGTSAGSFLIAFYLTSLRNMSVLEAGMTIIASSLTATVFSVVSGPVSEKIGGRFLASFGLTIITVAVYLFGSLDADSSRFDALWRLSLLGAGLGISVVPLFGSAVNNIPADKLGIVSGVTNVARTLGMVVGVALLATMLSSNMKNELSTARDKAIQTIQASELDASMKDGMITSIQSMNIESLQEGNAQQKMTLEKVLEQVDQREKEAFLQAPSQKQETIKVAFDHNREQIKQLWPSINAEIRSDMAKGFSSTFHLVSFLLIPSIFIAFFSDKRRQKVNGETKRTAVSSH; encoded by the coding sequence GTGAACAATTTGAGTAGGGGTAGAACAATACTAACATTTATTGGAATTATTTTAGGATATTTTATCGCACTGCTGGATACAACGATTGTGAATATTGCATTGCCGAAAACGGCTGAATATTTTAATCGTGATGTGAGAGATATTAGTTGGATCATAAATGGATACAATATAGCATTTGCGGTATTGATGTTAACAGCTTCGCGCATAGCGGATCAATTTGGTCGCAAAAAACTTTTTCTCATCGGACTAATTTTGTTTACGTTAACTTCTTTTTTGTGCGGAATTGCATCAACACTTGATTTACTCATTTTGTTTCGTGTGTTGCAAGGCTTAAGTGCGGCCATTATTGTACCCGTCACCATTCCGCTTGCCATTCAACTTTTTCCGAAAGAAAAACATGGCGCTGTTCTAGGGATCTGGGGAGCAATAGCAGGCGTGGCTAGTGCAAGTGGGCCAGCACTAGGAGGAATTTTGACCGAGTACTTCAATTGGCAGTCTGTATATTTCGTAAATCTTCCGATTGCTATCATTTCGTTTATCGTTTCTTACATATTAATAAAAGAGTCTTACGACAAAACCGCTAGCAAAAACATAGATATTGCAGGAATGTTAACGATTTCAGCCGCCATTTTTTGCTTCACATTAGGATTAATAGAGACATCGGATTATGGTTGGAGTTCCTTCTACGTCTTATCGTTATTCGCAGGATCATTATTGTCACTTACATTGTTTATAGTTGTTGAAAGAAGATCAAAAGATCCGATGCTCCCCTTGTCATTGATGCGCATTTCAACCTTTAATGCTTCTTCTATTTCACTATTATTTACTTCGATTGGAACGTCTGCTGGAAGTTTTTTAATCGCCTTTTACTTAACGAGTTTACGTAATATGTCTGTGCTTGAAGCGGGAATGACGATCATTGCAAGCTCTTTGACTGCAACGGTATTTTCGGTAGTTTCCGGGCCGGTGTCTGAAAAAATAGGTGGCCGCTTCTTGGCAAGTTTCGGTTTGACCATTATCACTGTAGCGGTTTATTTATTTGGCAGCCTAGATGCGGATTCGTCTCGCTTTGACGCGTTGTGGCGACTTTCTCTGTTAGGTGCAGGGCTTGGTATATCGGTTGTGCCGCTTTTTGGTTCAGCTGTTAACAACATTCCTGCCGACAAGCTTGGGATCGTTTCAGGAGTTACCAATGTGGCACGTACACTCGGGATGGTAGTAGGTGTCGCTTTATTAGCTACGATGCTGAGCAGTAATATGAAGAACGAACTTTCAACTGCTCGTGACAAAGCTATACAAACGATTCAAGCTTCCGAACTTGATGCGTCTATGAAAGACGGAATGATTACAAGTATTCAATCAATGAACATTGAATCGCTACAAGAAGGAAACGCCCAGCAAAAGATGACATTAGAGAAAGTTTTGGAACAGGTGGATCAACGTGAAAAGGAAGCATTTCTTCAAGCACCAAGTCAAAAGCAGGAAACGATTAAAGTAGCTTTTGATCATAATCGAGAACAGATTAAACAGTTGTGGCCAAGTATCAATGCTGAAATACGATCGGATATGGCAAAGGGATTTAGCTCAACTTTTCATTTGGTTAGTTTCTTACTTATTCCAAGCATATTCATCGCTTTCTTCTCGGATAAACGAAGACAAAAGGTCAATGGTGAAACCAAGAGAACGGCTGTCAGTTCACATTAA
- a CDS encoding MBL fold metallo-hydrolase, which produces MDDWNRSRRAKNGKFQNEIPVIVKFSAGDIVSMLREFLSAKTQRRPKQPLPIVPLQRGTLSDGKDKIFWFGHSASLLQIGGKTILLDPMLGKNPTPFPFSRNRRFSVKLPITIEELPPIDIVVLSHDHYDHLDSSSIRKLIPKTGTFLVPLGVGKRIRKRGASPDTVIELDWGEERSVQGIRFTCTPARHFSGRGLFDQDSTLWCSWVIKTEKRSLFYSGDGGYGPHFKRIGRQHGPFELAFMECGQYMECGQYDKRWSGVHMLPEETVQAHRDVQGGVLLPVHWGGSLWRCMIGTTL; this is translated from the coding sequence ATGGACGATTGGAATCGATCGAGGCGAGCCAAGAACGGCAAATTCCAGAACGAAATCCCCGTGATCGTGAAATTTAGTGCAGGAGACATTGTATCCATGCTTCGTGAATTTCTATCCGCTAAGACTCAGAGAAGGCCGAAGCAGCCGCTTCCTATCGTCCCCCTTCAGCGTGGCACGCTAAGCGACGGAAAAGACAAGATCTTTTGGTTCGGACATTCGGCGTCCTTGCTGCAGATTGGAGGCAAAACGATCCTGCTTGATCCGATGCTTGGCAAGAACCCGACGCCGTTTCCTTTCTCCCGCAATCGCAGATTCAGCGTCAAGCTGCCAATTACAATTGAGGAACTTCCTCCGATCGATATCGTTGTTCTGTCTCACGATCACTACGATCATCTGGATTCTTCCTCTATCCGCAAGCTTATTCCGAAAACTGGCACTTTCCTCGTTCCGCTCGGAGTCGGCAAGCGAATCCGGAAAAGAGGAGCGTCGCCCGATACCGTCATCGAGCTGGACTGGGGAGAAGAACGGAGCGTTCAGGGCATTCGCTTCACTTGCACTCCGGCGAGACATTTCTCGGGAAGAGGGCTGTTCGATCAGGATTCCACCCTATGGTGCTCGTGGGTAATCAAGACAGAGAAGAGAAGTCTCTTCTACAGTGGGGACGGGGGTTACGGTCCTCACTTTAAGCGAATAGGTCGTCAGCACGGACCGTTCGAACTGGCCTTTATGGAATGCGGGCAATATATGGAATGCGGGCAATATGACAAACGGTGGAGCGGCGTGCATATGCTTCCGGAGGAGACGGTACAAGCTCATCGTGACGTCCAGGGAGGAGTTCTGCTGCCCGTACACTGGGGGGGTTCGCTTTGGCGCTGCATGATTGGAACGACCCTGTAA
- a CDS encoding Crp/Fnr family transcriptional regulator — protein MGLEQLQNLDHVTPANAVKRKTIIASPHMPQKCLFLVKSGKVRLYRILKSGKELTVDIIGDGHIFGEVGSFTTGSESLYAETIDDSIICTLDKDKFETIVKSHPEIGLRLIEIVSSRLKEVEEMLELIAYGSVRKRLLYMLYKLSQKFGQKEDSDQEWVQLEVKLTHQELASMTGSIRETVTEQLSNFVSEGLISKIGLRSPLSVHPERILRAMEKCN, from the coding sequence TTGGGTCTGGAACAATTACAAAATCTTGATCATGTTACCCCAGCGAATGCCGTTAAAAGAAAAACAATAATAGCTTCTCCCCATATGCCACAAAAGTGTTTGTTTCTAGTAAAATCCGGAAAGGTTCGATTATACAGGATATTAAAATCGGGGAAAGAATTAACCGTTGACATAATAGGGGATGGACACATTTTCGGTGAAGTTGGATCTTTTACGACGGGTTCAGAAAGTTTGTATGCGGAAACAATAGATGACTCAATCATTTGTACACTGGACAAGGACAAGTTTGAAACAATTGTAAAGTCACACCCAGAGATAGGGCTTAGGTTGATTGAGATCGTTTCTTCACGTTTAAAAGAAGTGGAGGAAATGCTCGAACTAATAGCCTATGGAAGCGTACGAAAAAGGCTCCTCTACATGCTCTATAAATTATCCCAAAAGTTTGGGCAAAAGGAAGATTCAGACCAGGAGTGGGTTCAGTTGGAGGTCAAGCTCACTCATCAAGAATTAGCTAGTATGACGGGGAGCATTCGTGAGACAGTGACGGAACAATTAAGCAATTTTGTTTCTGAAGGTCTGATAAGCAAAATAGGCTTACGAAGTCCGTTATCTGTACACCCGGAACGCATTTTAAGAGCGATGGAAAAATGCAATTAA
- a CDS encoding DoxX family protein, translating into MVTLIIQMILVIMFTFSAAIKFLRTKTMVQHWNEYRYPFWFMYVVATLETIGVIGILAGFWYSELLKYAAALISVLMLGAIHAHLFRAKHNPYMAINAFLMLGLSILLIMM; encoded by the coding sequence ATGGTTACCTTAATCATTCAAATGATTTTAGTTATTATGTTTACATTCTCTGCTGCCATCAAATTTCTCCGAACAAAAACAATGGTTCAGCACTGGAATGAATATCGTTACCCGTTCTGGTTTATGTATGTAGTCGCAACCCTGGAGACGATTGGAGTGATAGGAATACTGGCAGGATTCTGGTACTCCGAACTTTTAAAATACGCTGCTGCATTAATCTCGGTTCTTATGCTTGGTGCCATTCACGCACATCTATTCAGGGCCAAGCATAACCCCTATATGGCAATCAATGCATTTCTAATGTTGGGCTTGTCCATCTTACTTATTATGATGTAA
- a CDS encoding GNAT family N-acetyltransferase: MITELHTERLHLRKMKVSDSSSLFKIWSDPDVTKFMNVSCFTNENQAKEMIALLDDLSQERKAIRFSIIRIETNEIIGSCGYNSLDFENEKAEIGYDIAKSFWGKGYASEAIYSLLDYAFSSLKMNRIEAKVEPENVNSIKLLQKLNFTFEGTLRQYERVDGKFNDLNIYSKLISD, encoded by the coding sequence TTGATTACAGAGTTACACACAGAACGTTTACATTTGAGAAAAATGAAGGTATCGGATTCGTCTAGCTTGTTTAAAATTTGGTCTGATCCAGATGTTACTAAATTTATGAATGTTAGTTGTTTTACTAATGAAAATCAAGCAAAAGAAATGATCGCTCTTCTTGATGACCTTTCTCAAGAAAGAAAGGCTATCCGTTTCTCCATAATTAGAATAGAAACCAATGAAATCATAGGTTCCTGTGGTTATAATTCCTTGGATTTTGAAAATGAAAAAGCAGAAATTGGATATGATATTGCTAAATCATTTTGGGGAAAAGGATATGCTTCAGAAGCTATCTATTCTTTGTTAGATTACGCATTCTCATCTTTAAAGATGAATCGAATCGAGGCAAAAGTTGAACCCGAAAACGTGAATTCAATAAAGCTTTTACAAAAGCTAAACTTTACGTTTGAAGGAACACTAAGACAATATGAAAGAGTAGACGGAAAGTTTAACGATCTCAATATCTATTCAAAATTAATATCGGATTGA
- a CDS encoding Lsa family ABC-F type ribosomal protection protein, whose product MSMIKVQDLTFSYPGSFDNIFEDVNFQIDTDWKLGFIGRNGRGKTTFFNLLLGNYEYSGKITSSVEFNYFPYPVSDKNKFTHEILEEICPQAEDWEFLREISYLNVDAEAMYRPFKTLSNGEQTKVLLAALFLNEGQFLLIDEPTNHLDTDARKTVSDYLRKKKGFVLISHDRIFLDGCVDHILSINRANIEVQSGNYSSWKVNFDRQQEHEEATNERLQKDIGRLKQSSQRSAGWSHQVEASKNGTRNSGSKLDKGFVGHKAAKMMKRAKNLESRQQKAIEEKSKLLKNVEKTESLKLEQLKFQSNELVVLADVSVKYDDQIVNEPISFIVEQGDRIVLDGKNGSGKSSILKLILGHLIQHTGSVNVGSGLIISYVQQDTSHLKGSLSDFIEEHEIDETLFKSILRKMDFDRIQFEKDISHYSGGQKKKLLIAKSLCEKAHLYIWDEPLNFVDIYSRMQIEELIQQFNPTMVIVEHDQAFQQTVVTKTISISK is encoded by the coding sequence ATGTCAATGATAAAAGTTCAAGACTTAACTTTTTCATACCCAGGTAGCTTTGATAATATTTTTGAAGATGTAAATTTTCAAATAGATACGGATTGGAAGCTGGGGTTTATTGGTAGGAACGGACGAGGTAAAACGACATTCTTTAATTTATTATTAGGTAATTATGAGTATAGTGGGAAAATCACTTCTTCGGTAGAATTTAATTATTTCCCTTACCCAGTTTCGGATAAGAACAAGTTCACTCATGAAATCCTTGAAGAAATTTGTCCCCAAGCAGAAGATTGGGAATTTCTGCGTGAAATATCCTATTTAAATGTTGATGCCGAGGCCATGTATCGACCATTTAAAACATTATCAAATGGAGAACAAACAAAGGTGTTGCTTGCTGCACTGTTTTTGAATGAGGGTCAATTTCTATTAATTGATGAGCCAACCAATCATCTAGACACTGATGCACGAAAGACGGTCTCTGATTATCTAAGGAAGAAAAAAGGGTTTGTTTTGATTTCACATGACAGAATCTTTTTAGATGGATGCGTTGACCATATCTTATCTATAAATAGAGCAAATATTGAAGTTCAAAGTGGTAACTATTCTTCTTGGAAGGTAAATTTTGATAGACAGCAAGAACACGAAGAGGCTACAAATGAGCGTCTACAAAAAGACATAGGAAGATTAAAACAGTCTTCACAACGTTCAGCAGGTTGGTCTCATCAAGTGGAAGCTTCCAAAAATGGAACAAGGAATTCGGGATCTAAGTTAGATAAGGGTTTTGTAGGACATAAAGCGGCCAAGATGATGAAGAGAGCGAAGAACCTTGAATCAAGGCAACAAAAAGCTATTGAAGAAAAGTCAAAATTACTAAAAAATGTGGAGAAAACGGAGTCGTTAAAATTAGAACAATTGAAATTTCAGTCAAATGAATTGGTTGTTTTGGCTGATGTGTCTGTTAAGTATGATGACCAAATAGTAAATGAACCAATTAGCTTCATAGTTGAACAAGGGGACCGAATTGTACTTGATGGAAAGAATGGAAGCGGGAAAAGTAGTATCCTAAAACTAATTCTAGGACATCTAATACAGCATACAGGCTCAGTTAATGTAGGTTCAGGACTCATCATTTCCTATGTCCAACAAGATACTTCTCATTTGAAGGGGTCGTTATCGGACTTTATTGAAGAGCACGAGATTGATGAGACGTTATTTAAATCCATTCTACGTAAGATGGATTTTGACCGAATTCAATTTGAGAAAGATATATCTCATTATTCTGGTGGACAAAAGAAAAAGCTGCTTATCGCTAAAAGTTTATGTGAAAAAGCTCATTTATATATATGGGATGAACCATTAAATTTTGTTGATATTTATTCGCGTATGCAGATTGAAGAGCTTATTCAACAATTTAATCCCACAATGGTTATTGTTGAGCATGATCAGGCATTTCAACAAACAGTTGTAACAAAAACTATATCTATTTCGAAATAA